GATCTAAGCGGCGTGCAAATCCCTCCTTTATTGTTCATTTCGTTTGTGGAAAATGCTGTGAAGCACAATAATGATGCAACAAAATCATCTTATGTAAATCTCTATTTCGATGTTAGAAACAATGAGCTTTTCTTTAGATGCGTCAACTCCAGGCCAATGCTTAAGCCCGTTAATAATACAGGCGGATTGGGATTGACAAATATCAGGCGAAGGCTGGAGCTTCTGTTCCCGGCAACACATGATTTGCATATCGAAGATGACCCGGAAAGGTATAGCGTAACCTTAACC
This portion of the Pseudobacter ginsenosidimutans genome encodes:
- a CDS encoding sensor histidine kinase, whose amino-acid sequence is MLTKTNPEKASQVLMKLSDLLRYQLYDSARDKVLLTSDIHFLEDLLNLEKVRRDSFDFLISKEGDLSGVQIPPLLFISFVENAVKHNNDATKSSYVNLYFDVRNNELFFRCVNSRPMLKPVNNTGGLGLTNIRRRLELLFPATHDLHIEDDPERYSVTLTIKLN